A section of the Sedimentisphaera cyanobacteriorum genome encodes:
- the phoU gene encoding phosphate signaling complex protein PhoU codes for MSLHLKREIEKLKTKVLKLGSLVEEAVQQATIAMKNRDLKLAKMVIRKDIMIDEMEVDFEEECLKVLALHQPVAIDLRFIVSVLKINNDLERIGDLAVKIAERVPCIAENFQVSVEPDYVDMAQKVQLMLQKSLDALVEMDQTLAKQVRGMDDEIDRLNIEISEQIRKGITEIDSDFENYMQLLNIPKSLERIADHAANIAEDVIYMIEGKIVRHTTEQEEE; via the coding sequence ATGTCTTTACATCTGAAAAGAGAAATAGAAAAATTAAAAACCAAGGTTTTGAAGCTTGGGTCTCTGGTAGAAGAAGCTGTACAGCAGGCTACTATAGCAATGAAAAACAGGGACTTAAAGCTTGCAAAGATGGTTATCAGAAAAGATATAATGATCGATGAGATGGAGGTTGATTTTGAAGAGGAATGTTTGAAGGTTCTTGCACTTCATCAGCCTGTAGCGATAGATCTCAGGTTCATTGTATCAGTTTTGAAGATAAACAACGACCTTGAAAGAATTGGCGATCTTGCTGTTAAAATCGCCGAGCGGGTTCCCTGCATTGCCGAGAATTTTCAGGTAAGCGTTGAGCCGGATTATGTGGATATGGCTCAGAAAGTGCAGCTAATGCTGCAAAAAAGCCTCGATGCCCTCGTTGAGATGGATCAGACCCTCGCAAAGCAGGTGAGGGGTATGGACGATGAGATCGACCGGCTTAATATCGAAATCTCAGAACAAATTCGAAAAGGGATTACCGAAATAGACAGCGATTTTGAGAATTATATGCAGCTGCTGAACATACCAAAGAGCCTCGAGAGGATTGCAGACCATGCAGCCAACATCGCAGAAGATGTTATATATATGATTGAAGGCAAGATAGTTCGCCATACTACGGAGCAGGAAGAAGAATAA
- the pstB gene encoding phosphate ABC transporter ATP-binding protein PstB: MANKKESIIRAKNFYFYYGSHAGVRDITLDIFPRKVTAIIGPSGCGKSTFLRSINRMNDLIPNCSTKGELTVNGQQIYDNKINLVNLRRQIGMVFQTPNPFAKSIYDNIAYGPRLKGVQKKSSLDEIVETSLKQAALWGEVKDDLAKSALALSGGQQQRLCIARTIANKPKVILMDEPCSALDPIATGKIEDLVEELKDYYTIIMVTHSMQQAARVSQLTAFFCMGDLIEYDNTNKIFTNPQEKSTEDYITGRFG, from the coding sequence ATGGCAAATAAAAAGGAAAGCATAATACGGGCGAAAAACTTCTACTTCTACTACGGCAGTCACGCTGGCGTGAGGGATATCACACTGGATATATTCCCGAGGAAAGTAACAGCGATAATCGGCCCGAGCGGTTGCGGGAAAAGCACCTTCCTGCGGAGCATCAACCGTATGAACGATCTGATACCGAACTGCTCAACGAAGGGCGAGCTCACGGTAAACGGTCAGCAAATCTACGACAACAAGATCAATCTCGTAAACCTGCGAAGACAGATAGGGATGGTTTTCCAAACGCCCAATCCGTTTGCCAAGAGCATATATGACAACATCGCATACGGGCCGAGACTCAAGGGCGTCCAGAAGAAAAGCAGCCTTGATGAGATAGTGGAAACTTCTCTCAAGCAGGCTGCGCTTTGGGGCGAGGTTAAAGATGATCTTGCCAAAAGCGCACTTGCCCTTTCAGGCGGTCAGCAGCAGAGGCTCTGCATTGCAAGGACAATTGCAAATAAGCCGAAGGTGATTCTGATGGACGAGCCCTGCTCGGCGCTGGATCCGATCGCCACAGGCAAAATAGAAGACCTTGTTGAGGAGCTCAAAGACTACTACACGATAATAATGGTAACCCACAGTATGCAGCAGGCGGCAAGAGTTAGCCAGCTTACTGCTTTTTTCTGCATGGGGGATTTGATAGAGTACGACAATACCAACAAGATATTCACAAACCCGCAGGAAAAATCCACAGAGGATTATATAACCGGCCGGTTTGGATAA
- the pstA gene encoding phosphate ABC transporter permease PstA — translation MREKLRHIKDKLFTLSANVSVILLVLALIVVLGPMLAKGFTAVVFEGTSEFRRLQLEEHSRGSKEEVLAEINQGQKERRKLHQMIEDFNVGIDTSEMYDSARDVYRKYSRNLRSLDLPYDEYSGKRRKAREVRDLFLDAIESEDSEKVNSFLEKVFAEQDNKDFQGTAFEKIFTLAERFQQTSKKIDFSKRDQYKEDLVRIKELIKELFGPAPGAEKPALIMEQYGATRWDMAQKVIDEIIHKTKWVEQEGTAALAKKKVDRRKTFEGTEFEAFFDVLPGKAKEILKPKTTFYWQYFIDDSTPGHYFGGVGPEIIGTLTLTLLAMAMSIPLGITAAAYLVECAGENIVVKIIRGFINTLAGVPSIVFGLFGMAFFVMYLLPLFGKQPQACILTASMTLAVLVLPVIIRASEEAIRAVPRTYKEASLALGAGNFSTFIFVTMPAAMPGILTGIILSLSRAAGETAPILFTGAVALGPIPDSIFSPTRTLSYGSYDIAVGDRLAMQVPHKQYGMVATLILLVLILNIIAICIRSRMSAKLKGQK, via the coding sequence ATGAGAGAGAAATTAAGGCATATCAAGGATAAGCTTTTTACATTATCAGCGAACGTTTCTGTAATTCTGCTTGTCCTGGCTTTGATTGTTGTTTTGGGGCCAATGCTCGCCAAAGGCTTTACGGCAGTTGTATTTGAAGGCACAAGCGAATTCCGAAGGCTTCAGCTTGAAGAGCATTCAAGAGGCAGCAAAGAAGAGGTGCTTGCTGAGATAAATCAGGGGCAGAAGGAAAGACGGAAGCTCCATCAGATGATTGAAGATTTCAATGTTGGCATAGACACTTCTGAGATGTATGACAGTGCCAGAGATGTCTATCGAAAATACAGCAGAAATCTTAGAAGCCTGGATTTGCCTTACGATGAATACAGCGGCAAGAGAAGAAAGGCAAGAGAAGTTCGGGATCTGTTTCTCGATGCGATTGAGAGCGAAGATTCAGAAAAGGTGAACAGCTTTTTAGAAAAGGTTTTTGCTGAGCAGGATAATAAAGACTTTCAAGGCACTGCGTTTGAGAAAATATTCACACTTGCTGAGCGTTTTCAGCAAACAAGCAAAAAAATAGACTTCTCCAAGAGAGACCAGTACAAGGAAGATCTTGTGCGTATTAAGGAGCTTATAAAAGAGCTCTTCGGACCTGCCCCGGGCGCAGAAAAACCTGCCCTTATTATGGAACAGTATGGGGCTACTCGCTGGGATATGGCTCAAAAAGTTATTGATGAGATAATTCACAAAACCAAGTGGGTGGAACAGGAAGGCACAGCAGCCCTTGCGAAGAAGAAGGTTGATCGCAGAAAGACATTCGAAGGAACAGAATTCGAGGCATTCTTTGATGTACTTCCTGGAAAGGCAAAAGAAATCCTGAAGCCCAAAACAACCTTCTACTGGCAGTATTTCATAGACGACAGCACACCCGGACATTATTTCGGCGGCGTCGGTCCGGAGATAATCGGTACTCTAACGCTTACTCTTCTTGCTATGGCGATGTCTATCCCGCTTGGAATCACAGCAGCAGCGTATCTTGTGGAATGTGCAGGCGAGAATATAGTTGTTAAGATCATAAGGGGCTTTATCAACACCCTTGCAGGCGTTCCCAGTATTGTTTTCGGTCTTTTCGGCATGGCGTTTTTTGTGATGTACCTTCTGCCTTTATTCGGCAAACAACCTCAGGCCTGCATTTTAACGGCATCAATGACTCTTGCTGTACTTGTGCTTCCAGTGATAATCAGGGCGAGCGAAGAGGCAATAAGGGCAGTGCCCAGGACATACAAAGAGGCTTCGCTGGCTTTAGGAGCGGGCAACTTTTCTACATTTATCTTTGTTACCATGCCTGCGGCAATGCCCGGCATTCTCACCGGAATTATTCTTAGTTTATCGAGGGCTGCCGGCGAAACAGCCCCAATACTTTTCACAGGTGCTGTAGCTCTCGGGCCTATTCCAGACAGCATATTCTCGCCCACAAGAACTCTATCATACGGCAGCTACGATATAGCAGTGGGAGACAGGCTTGCAATGCAGGTGCCACACAAGCAGTACGGGATGGTGGCAACGCTTATCCTGCTTGTACTGATACTAAACATCATAGCAATATGCATTCGTTCAAGGATGAGTGCGAAGCTAAAAGGACAAAAATAG
- the pstC gene encoding phosphate ABC transporter permease subunit PstC, protein MNVQNNKKNKNEFDLPLLLTPGQDIAGYAGRHIGRAVLFSITAFSVVAVLLILFFVMKQAWPFIVSGKWTEFLSSDQWYPQAEDAEFGALAIVTGSFYVTLIAMLIASPIGLLSAVFLSDIAPFRLRQIVKPVIEILAAIPSVAYGFFAVLVLAPWLQDHFGFSTGTNALNAGIILAVMALPTIISVAEDALSSIGRDIREASYGLGATRAETMMKVVLPAAHSGIIAAFILGVMRAVGETMVVWMASGNANQFPSPWWDVSASVRTMTATIAGEMGETPEGSEHRFALFALGVLLLIFTMLLNLLSEIFTSSFKRTMGGKR, encoded by the coding sequence ATGAACGTGCAGAATAACAAGAAAAACAAAAACGAATTCGACCTGCCGCTGCTGCTTACCCCCGGGCAGGACATTGCCGGCTATGCGGGAAGGCATATAGGCAGAGCCGTTCTTTTCAGCATCACTGCTTTTTCTGTGGTTGCTGTACTTCTGATTCTGTTTTTCGTGATGAAGCAGGCTTGGCCTTTTATAGTCAGCGGCAAGTGGACAGAGTTTCTTTCGAGCGATCAATGGTATCCTCAGGCTGAAGATGCAGAGTTTGGAGCCCTTGCGATAGTAACCGGCTCTTTCTACGTAACGCTGATTGCGATGCTCATAGCTTCTCCAATTGGTCTTCTGAGTGCGGTTTTTTTAAGCGATATAGCACCTTTCCGGCTTCGGCAGATTGTTAAGCCTGTTATTGAAATTTTAGCTGCAATCCCTTCAGTTGCATACGGCTTCTTTGCTGTGCTTGTGCTTGCACCTTGGCTTCAGGATCATTTCGGCTTTTCCACTGGCACAAACGCTCTGAACGCAGGCATCATACTGGCTGTTATGGCTCTTCCTACGATAATCAGCGTTGCAGAAGACGCCCTGTCTTCTATAGGCAGAGATATCCGAGAGGCATCTTACGGGCTTGGAGCAACAAGAGCTGAAACTATGATGAAAGTTGTTCTTCCAGCTGCACACAGCGGGATAATAGCCGCATTTATACTGGGAGTGATGAGGGCTGTAGGCGAGACAATGGTAGTATGGATGGCATCGGGGAATGCCAATCAGTTCCCGAGCCCTTGGTGGGATGTATCTGCAAGCGTTAGAACGATGACCGCAACAATCGCTGGAGAAATGGGGGAAACACCTGAAGGCTCAGAACACAGATTCGCTCTGTTTGCCCTCGGCGTTCTTCTGCTGATATTCACTATGCTGCTCAATCTGCTCAGCGAGATATTCACCTCGAGCTTCAAGAGAACTATGGGAGGTAAACGCTGA
- a CDS encoding sialate O-acetylesterase — protein MKTFKVCLILFFVGVSAAFSDIWMPAIFSDGMILQRGKENVIWGTCEEGQKVEFSSSWIPGKMVHKPDNSGRWEFRFLPPKAGQGYSITIKTQKDQHIINDVSCGEVWVCSGQSNMDTSSSSYPDKYNLAEKIDLPKVKMFHIPHTLSRTPEKDVDAEWFKAVSSDPRTSEFSATGYYFGKKLYDELNVPIGLIHTAWGGSRIEPWTPLCGYEGIQRLSMLKKSIIEGTPGTPEYKKRMKNYFASRKKWLDRAEETLAEGGFVSPGPEFPEMPGMGNKGDVGIYNAMIHPIEGLAIKGFIWYQGEANRADGMLYAWKKKALVEGWRKVWDDYTLPFYYVQIAPYQYGDEDPSMLPRLQAGQEYAQKITKNTAMVIVNDFATINDIHPPQKRPVGERLAGLALSRDYGFEDLKAYSPQFESMEVENGKAVLSFTHTYGSLKSRNGKPLTHFEIAWEDGKFYKAKAVIRGDKVVVSSGEVSKPDAVRFAWHKTAEPNLENAAGLPAGPFTTNLDELIPPEGVNLAPYGSWKCSDRNPWNWDSGLTDGSWEGKRGSCMASGRSEEFPKHILLDLEDVCKVDKIVFGVPNFGSTKDVDVYAGKDKGNLKKLASKTFEFKKASKRTVNAGSKDVRYVKLVFRDNYDRTAGYDSDFIFITELEVWGVPGE, from the coding sequence ATGAAGACTTTCAAAGTTTGTTTAATACTTTTCTTTGTTGGCGTTTCAGCGGCGTTTTCTGATATTTGGATGCCTGCAATTTTCTCAGACGGTATGATTCTTCAGCGGGGAAAGGAAAATGTTATCTGGGGAACCTGCGAAGAAGGGCAGAAGGTTGAATTCAGCTCAAGCTGGATTCCCGGCAAAATGGTCCACAAACCGGATAACAGCGGCAGATGGGAATTCAGGTTTCTCCCGCCGAAGGCGGGGCAGGGCTATTCAATAACCATAAAAACCCAGAAAGACCAGCATATTATCAACGATGTCTCCTGCGGCGAGGTTTGGGTGTGCTCTGGGCAGTCCAATATGGATACCAGCTCCAGCAGTTATCCCGATAAGTACAATCTTGCCGAAAAGATAGACCTACCAAAGGTGAAGATGTTCCACATCCCCCACACCCTCTCACGGACACCTGAAAAAGATGTAGATGCTGAATGGTTCAAGGCAGTTTCTTCTGATCCCAGAACCTCTGAGTTCAGCGCAACCGGATATTACTTCGGCAAAAAACTTTACGATGAGCTGAATGTCCCTATTGGTCTGATACATACCGCTTGGGGCGGTTCTCGCATAGAGCCGTGGACACCGCTTTGCGGGTATGAAGGAATCCAAAGGCTCTCTATGCTCAAAAAGAGCATAATAGAAGGTACACCCGGAACGCCGGAGTATAAAAAGAGAATGAAAAATTATTTCGCAAGCCGTAAAAAATGGCTCGATAGAGCTGAAGAAACGCTTGCAGAAGGCGGCTTCGTTTCTCCCGGGCCGGAATTCCCTGAAATGCCGGGAATGGGCAATAAAGGCGATGTCGGAATATACAACGCAATGATTCACCCCATCGAAGGCCTTGCGATAAAGGGCTTTATATGGTATCAGGGCGAGGCAAACAGGGCTGACGGTATGCTCTATGCTTGGAAAAAGAAGGCCCTTGTAGAAGGATGGCGTAAGGTATGGGACGATTATACCCTCCCGTTCTATTATGTTCAGATAGCGCCGTATCAGTATGGAGATGAAGACCCTTCAATGCTCCCTCGCCTGCAGGCGGGGCAGGAGTATGCACAGAAAATTACAAAAAACACTGCGATGGTGATAGTGAATGATTTTGCAACAATAAACGATATTCATCCCCCGCAAAAAAGACCTGTAGGCGAGAGGCTCGCAGGGCTCGCTCTCAGCAGAGACTACGGTTTTGAAGATTTGAAGGCATACAGCCCGCAGTTTGAATCAATGGAAGTTGAAAACGGCAAAGCGGTTTTGAGCTTCACCCATACCTACGGCAGCCTCAAATCCCGAAACGGCAAACCGCTTACTCATTTCGAAATTGCCTGGGAAGACGGCAAATTTTACAAGGCAAAGGCTGTTATAAGAGGTGATAAGGTGGTTGTATCAAGCGGGGAGGTTTCAAAACCGGATGCGGTGCGTTTTGCTTGGCACAAAACCGCCGAGCCCAATCTCGAAAACGCTGCTGGATTGCCTGCCGGGCCGTTTACTACCAATCTCGACGAGCTTATCCCCCCTGAGGGAGTAAATCTTGCCCCTTACGGAAGCTGGAAATGCTCTGACAGAAATCCCTGGAACTGGGATTCCGGCCTTACAGACGGAAGCTGGGAAGGCAAAAGGGGCTCTTGTATGGCTTCGGGAAGATCAGAAGAATTTCCAAAGCATATCCTGCTCGACCTTGAAGATGTGTGTAAAGTTGACAAGATCGTTTTCGGCGTTCCGAATTTCGGGTCAACCAAAGATGTGGATGTGTATGCAGGTAAGGACAAAGGCAATCTCAAAAAGCTTGCCTCCAAAACATTCGAGTTCAAAAAAGCCTCAAAACGTACAGTGAATGCCGGCAGTAAGGATGTTAGATACGTAAAGCTTGTTTTCCGTGATAACTACGACAGAACAGCAGGCTACGATTCGGACTTTATCTTCATAACCGAATTGGAAGTCTGGGGCGTACCGGGCGAATAA
- a CDS encoding IS1634 family transposase — protein sequence MYLKKHKRKKNGKINSYYSIAEKRKVSRGRYVEKMVLYLGEISDSQKKSWQRSIEIINEDNKPVRKSLFAFDQDNHTHHDIDTIPVKLSKMKLNNPRTFGDCWLGCEIWDMLGLDTFWSERIDTAKSPVDYSKVVKLLTVNRLIKPGAEFYVHRHWFTQTAMDVLLGCEFDVAEKNRLYRCLDRILPYKEELCSYLKDTWQMMFNLEYDILLYDITSTYFEGLCKSNPKAKFGHSKDRRGDCRQILIALVVTPEGFPINYEILAGNTSERTTLKPLLNKIESKYGKAGRLWLMDRGIPTEAVLEYMRDNGIDYLVGTPRKLLDEFQEELSVKSWFDVNGSVRIKHIAKDDECYILARSKERMAKERAMRKRKLRNYLEGLEKLKKCRSRDVFMQRLGKLKHQAGSCRKCVTLTIPRNKERIEKGEFDYKFEASKYKEMIYRDGTYFLRTNQSGKDGAALWKEYMLQCNVEQAFRELKSDLGIRPVYHHKQDRVEAHVFVAFMSYCLQVTLRHKLRASACGMTAQAALAAMSRIQMLDVSFETQDSRTLLMQRYTEPEDEHKLLLQKLKIELPPQKPPKIYSGKLKK from the coding sequence ATGTACTTGAAGAAGCACAAGCGAAAGAAGAATGGTAAGATCAATTCCTATTACAGCATAGCGGAGAAGCGTAAGGTTTCTCGCGGGCGTTATGTTGAGAAGATGGTGCTGTATCTTGGTGAAATCTCTGATTCTCAGAAGAAGTCTTGGCAGAGATCCATTGAGATAATCAACGAGGACAACAAGCCTGTCCGCAAGTCATTATTCGCTTTTGATCAGGACAATCACACACATCACGACATAGATACGATTCCGGTAAAGCTCTCAAAGATGAAGCTTAACAACCCCAGAACATTCGGGGACTGCTGGCTCGGCTGCGAGATATGGGATATGCTGGGATTAGACACCTTCTGGTCGGAGAGGATAGACACTGCCAAATCGCCGGTTGACTATTCAAAAGTTGTAAAATTGCTGACAGTAAACCGTCTTATCAAGCCCGGAGCGGAGTTTTATGTCCACCGGCACTGGTTCACTCAGACCGCAATGGATGTATTGCTGGGCTGTGAATTTGATGTTGCCGAAAAAAACCGGCTTTACCGTTGTCTGGACAGGATATTGCCGTATAAAGAAGAGCTTTGTTCTTATTTGAAAGACACATGGCAGATGATGTTCAATCTGGAATATGACATTCTGCTTTACGATATAACCAGTACTTATTTTGAGGGATTATGCAAAAGCAATCCCAAGGCAAAATTCGGCCACAGCAAAGACCGCAGAGGCGATTGCAGGCAGATTCTTATCGCTTTGGTAGTTACCCCTGAGGGATTTCCGATCAATTATGAGATACTCGCCGGCAACACCTCAGAGAGAACAACGCTTAAACCCTTGTTAAACAAGATAGAGTCGAAATACGGCAAGGCAGGCAGGTTATGGCTGATGGACAGAGGTATTCCAACAGAAGCTGTGCTGGAGTATATGCGTGATAACGGGATTGATTATCTTGTCGGAACGCCCCGTAAGCTGCTGGATGAATTCCAAGAAGAGCTTTCTGTGAAAAGCTGGTTTGATGTAAATGGAAGCGTTCGCATAAAGCATATAGCCAAAGATGACGAATGCTATATTCTTGCTCGAAGCAAAGAGAGAATGGCTAAAGAACGGGCTATGCGTAAAAGAAAGCTCCGTAATTACTTAGAAGGACTGGAGAAGTTAAAGAAATGCCGCAGCCGAGATGTTTTTATGCAAAGGCTCGGCAAACTCAAACATCAGGCGGGCAGCTGCCGTAAGTGTGTAACTCTTACGATTCCCCGAAATAAGGAAAGGATTGAGAAGGGCGAGTTTGATTATAAGTTTGAAGCGAGCAAATATAAAGAAATGATATACCGCGACGGCACATACTTTTTGCGTACAAACCAGTCTGGCAAGGATGGTGCAGCCCTGTGGAAGGAATATATGCTTCAGTGCAACGTTGAGCAGGCATTCAGGGAGCTCAAGAGCGATCTGGGAATTCGTCCTGTCTATCACCATAAGCAAGACAGGGTTGAGGCTCATGTGTTTGTAGCGTTTATGAGCTATTGTTTGCAAGTAACACTGAGGCATAAGCTCAGGGCAAGCGCCTGCGGGATGACTGCTCAGGCGGCATTAGCAGCAATGTCTCGGATCCAGATGCTGGATGTTTCATTTGAAACGCAAGACAGCAGAACTCTGCTTATGCAGAGATATACAGAACCGGAAGACGAACACAAGCTGCTGCTGCAGAAATTGAAGATAGAACTGCCGCCGCAAAAACCTCCGAAAATATACAGCGGGAAACTGAAAAAATAA
- a CDS encoding superoxide dismutase [Ni] codes for MRKKILFVLPALAAALMFYSPAGAHCQIPCGIYDDDMRMKMMAEHITTIEKSMRLIKELSEEEEKNYNQIVRWVNNKEQHAQQLSEIITYYYMAQRIKPAEKSDEKAFDKYQTQLTLLHKMLVEAMKTKQTTDFEHIENLRELLHDFGHAYGGQNGHAHGGHNGHEGHEH; via the coding sequence ATGAGAAAAAAGATTTTATTCGTACTTCCGGCCTTGGCTGCGGCGCTTATGTTTTATTCGCCAGCAGGTGCGCACTGCCAAATTCCCTGCGGGATCTACGATGATGATATGCGTATGAAAATGATGGCAGAGCATATCACAACAATCGAAAAATCGATGCGGCTGATTAAAGAGCTGTCTGAGGAAGAAGAAAAGAATTACAACCAGATTGTAAGATGGGTGAATAACAAGGAACAGCACGCCCAGCAGCTCTCGGAAATTATCACCTACTACTATATGGCGCAGCGCATTAAGCCAGCAGAAAAGAGCGATGAAAAGGCGTTCGATAAATATCAGACCCAGCTCACCCTCCTGCACAAGATGCTTGTGGAAGCGATGAAAACAAAGCAGACTACAGACTTCGAGCATATTGAAAACTTAAGAGAGCTGCTTCACGATTTCGGCCACGCCTACGGCGGCCAAAACGGCCACGCTCACGGGGGACATAACGGGCACGAAGGACATGAGCACTGA
- a CDS encoding glycosyl hydrolase produces the protein MTAKFSIRKVFYTLIMLAPAIPAEALDASTFFKSNDLIFPDQIQNTGELTAAVNCGNNADSAVIAGISFSTETGNISSGGGDFENFSKYTASLSDPSDSDALNFISTGIRSGWNGFIEIALTDLEPGESYRLQAITGPSWSWCGQEMIFPVDEDLSGELDSTFLNGNTGATADLIGGIWRCRKEKETLRINFGDHDGSSGQLLGYVLHKVSSADTGLPLTMYSQQGLYGDSCEIGTFDIFSGSDIPNGLDNQAASILLKQGYQAVLGVNVNGTGGSRCYSAYDRDLIVNLPPELAGDVSFVRVLALNFLGKKGVCTGRDSPVNQQWFYNWGSGSSSSPEYEFVPMSWGKNGADEMSDIDYYISKPYVTHLLGFNEVDNCEDQSGQWYNMCDQTVSIQYFSNLQMAGLRLGSPSCRENAVFTWLPYFADLAEQQDIRMDFIGVHWYDWGSNPENNTNPNPANVFRRFKNYLNRVHTLYKKPIWITEFNANKFRQRPIQDGFLELALPYLEKIGYVERYSYFEPNGGFGTFMEDGELTSTGLIYRNQPTRPNQADNSLPLGWDARDIGSPSENGKCYYSEGIYTVCGGGDDIWGSSDNFHYASFVGEADGFITAKVESMVNTSDWAKAGLMVRQSLSSDSKHAMIACTAGQGASFQYREQQAGESDSVKDASGGSSGWLRLEKAGSLLTGYYSSNGSDWREVGSRTIDITGGFRAGLCVTAHNDSKLSDVIFSNVHSSWNKTVCDINSDLEISLADLSLFISEWLAGSSSETKTRCDFNMDSSVDMMDLSVFAENWK, from the coding sequence ATGACTGCAAAATTCAGTATCCGCAAAGTTTTTTATACACTTATTATGCTAGCACCTGCCATTCCCGCAGAGGCTCTGGATGCCTCAACTTTTTTCAAATCTAATGATTTGATTTTTCCTGACCAAATCCAGAATACCGGTGAGCTCACGGCCGCTGTTAACTGCGGGAATAATGCCGATTCAGCAGTCATAGCAGGAATCAGCTTCTCCACCGAAACAGGAAATATATCCTCAGGCGGCGGGGATTTTGAAAATTTCAGCAAATACACAGCCAGTCTTTCAGACCCTTCGGATTCAGATGCCTTGAATTTCATCTCTACAGGCATCAGATCCGGCTGGAACGGATTTATAGAGATAGCACTCACCGATTTGGAGCCCGGAGAGAGCTACAGGCTTCAGGCGATAACAGGGCCTTCATGGAGCTGGTGCGGACAGGAGATGATATTCCCCGTGGATGAGGACCTCAGCGGTGAGCTGGACAGCACATTTCTCAACGGAAACACCGGCGCAACAGCAGATTTGATCGGCGGGATATGGCGATGCAGAAAGGAAAAGGAAACCCTGCGCATTAACTTTGGCGATCACGACGGGTCCAGCGGGCAGCTTCTCGGCTACGTTCTGCATAAGGTTAGCTCTGCGGATACAGGCCTTCCGCTTACGATGTATTCTCAGCAGGGCCTTTACGGGGATTCCTGCGAAATCGGCACATTCGATATCTTCAGCGGGTCAGATATCCCCAACGGCTTAGATAATCAGGCCGCTTCAATACTTCTGAAGCAGGGATATCAGGCCGTTCTCGGTGTAAACGTAAACGGAACGGGCGGGAGCCGCTGCTACAGCGCCTACGACAGAGATCTGATTGTAAACCTTCCTCCAGAACTTGCAGGAGATGTTTCGTTTGTGCGTGTGCTGGCGTTGAATTTCCTCGGGAAAAAAGGGGTATGCACCGGACGGGATTCACCGGTAAACCAGCAGTGGTTCTACAACTGGGGCTCGGGAAGCAGCTCCTCGCCTGAGTATGAATTCGTTCCGATGAGCTGGGGGAAAAACGGGGCGGATGAGATGTCTGATATTGACTATTATATATCAAAACCTTATGTAACTCATCTTCTGGGCTTTAATGAAGTGGACAACTGCGAAGACCAGTCCGGACAGTGGTATAATATGTGCGACCAGACAGTGTCTATTCAGTATTTCAGCAACCTCCAGATGGCAGGGCTCAGGCTCGGGTCTCCTTCTTGCAGGGAGAATGCCGTTTTTACGTGGCTGCCTTACTTTGCTGATCTGGCAGAACAGCAGGATATCCGGATGGATTTTATCGGCGTGCACTGGTACGACTGGGGCAGCAATCCCGAAAATAACACAAACCCGAATCCGGCGAATGTTTTCCGTCGGTTCAAGAATTATTTAAACCGCGTTCATACATTATACAAAAAACCAATATGGATAACAGAATTCAACGCCAACAAATTCAGGCAGAGGCCGATTCAGGATGGTTTTCTGGAGCTTGCACTTCCTTATCTCGAAAAGATAGGTTATGTTGAAAGGTACTCGTATTTCGAGCCGAACGGTGGGTTCGGCACCTTTATGGAGGACGGGGAGCTCACCTCCACCGGCCTTATCTACCGCAATCAGCCTACAAGACCCAATCAGGCAGACAACAGCCTGCCTCTTGGCTGGGATGCCCGCGATATAGGCTCTCCTTCAGAAAACGGGAAATGCTATTATTCAGAAGGCATATACACCGTTTGCGGAGGCGGAGATGATATATGGGGCTCATCAGACAATTTCCATTACGCAAGCTTTGTCGGCGAGGCAGACGGATTTATAACCGCAAAGGTTGAGAGTATGGTAAATACAAGCGACTGGGCAAAGGCAGGACTGATGGTTCGCCAGAGCCTCAGCAGCGATTCCAAACACGCAATGATAGCGTGCACTGCCGGTCAGGGAGCGAGCTTCCAGTATCGAGAGCAGCAGGCCGGTGAGAGCGACAGCGTTAAAGACGCCTCAGGCGGCTCTTCAGGATGGCTGAGGCTGGAAAAAGCAGGCAGCCTTCTAACCGGATACTACTCCTCCAACGGCTCAGACTGGCGAGAGGTGGGCTCGAGAACCATAGATATTACAGGCGGGTTCAGGGCAGGACTGTGCGTTACAGCACATAACGACAGCAAACTCTCAGACGTAATCTTCTCCAATGTTCACAGCAGCTGGAACAAAACTGTTTGCGATATAAACAGCGATCTGGAGATCAGCCTTGCGGATTTATCGCTGTTTATCTCAGAATGGCTCGCCGGCTCAAGCAGCGAAACGAAAACAAGGTGCGATTTCAATATGGACTCATCAGTAGATATGATGGATTTATCTGTATTCGCTGAGAACTGGAAATAA